Proteins from a single region of Ancylothrix sp. D3o:
- a CDS encoding class III extradiol ring-cleavage dioxygenase: MTTNKTDNKITLPTYFISHGGGPWPWLKHERSGYKHLEASLQELPKEIGITPKAILVISGHWEEKEFTVMSSTAPPMIYDYSGFPEHTYHIKYPAPGSPQLAHRVQELLTQAGFSVQSDDNRGFDHGVFTPLAVAYPEANVPIVQLSMRRDYDPEAHLGAGRALAPLRNEEVLILASGLSYHNLRQMGPQARVPSHEFDEWLTQTLCQTQSEARNELLRNWTQVPSARLAHPTEDHLIPLMVAVGAASEELGVRVYHENSFFGGIAVSSYRFGRVA; this comes from the coding sequence ATGACTACCAACAAGACTGATAATAAAATTACTCTGCCCACTTACTTCATCTCACACGGTGGTGGGCCTTGGCCTTGGCTGAAGCACGAAAGGTCAGGGTATAAGCATTTAGAAGCATCTTTACAAGAACTGCCTAAAGAAATTGGAATAACCCCGAAAGCAATTTTAGTTATCTCTGGTCATTGGGAGGAAAAAGAATTTACAGTCATGTCTAGTACGGCTCCTCCAATGATTTATGATTACTCTGGGTTCCCTGAGCATACTTACCACATCAAATATCCAGCCCCTGGGTCTCCACAACTAGCTCATCGGGTACAAGAACTTCTAACGCAAGCAGGATTTTCGGTGCAATCTGATGATAATCGCGGATTTGATCACGGTGTTTTTACCCCTTTAGCAGTAGCTTATCCAGAAGCAAATGTCCCCATTGTTCAGCTTTCCATGAGAAGAGATTATGACCCAGAAGCACACCTAGGCGCCGGTAGAGCACTCGCACCTTTAAGGAATGAGGAAGTCTTAATCTTGGCAAGTGGACTCAGTTATCACAACCTCAGACAAATGGGGCCACAAGCAAGAGTTCCTTCCCATGAGTTTGATGAATGGTTGACACAAACTCTTTGCCAAACACAATCCGAAGCAAGGAACGAATTGCTTCGCAACTGGACTCAAGTACCTTCAGCACGACTGGCACACCCGACCGAAGATCATTTGATTCCGCTCATGGTTGCTGTTGGTGCTGCCTCTGAAGAACTAGGAGTGCGTGTTTACCATGAAAATTCATTTTTTGGTGGAATAGCTGTTTCTAGTTACCGATTTGGTAGGGTGGCGTAG
- a CDS encoding AAA family ATPase: MLKRIGFKNFKNFKTAELYLDSFSILIGVNASGKSNIRDALRFLHGISRGYNLAEIIGEKYVEGGVLQWRGIRGGRREIAFQGANTFSLEASFSIKLGNSDKQINPYLEANYYIEVNPGTGNTPPSLVRESLTLSGEKNIVFEANFIPQQNQNNLAVKVLNIPIANPSLLFSGHKPIISQLAERETDIPTEEGEPISGASIQEIAKSTLQALSSMRFLDLDPDVVRMPSLPGQSILGDRGENLSSVLLDICQDSQKKETLLEWIQELTPMDAKDFEFPTDFTGKILLSLVEENGQKISAYSASDGTLRFLAIIAALLGAEPAKIYFFEELDNGIHPTRLHLLLQLMERQASLGKIQIIATTHSSQLLRLLSKNTLESVSLTYRLEDSASAKIIRVLDIPDAQVVLLEQNLGHLHESAWLENVMEFLSDSEEE; the protein is encoded by the coding sequence ATGTTAAAGAGAATAGGCTTTAAAAACTTTAAAAACTTCAAGACGGCAGAGCTATATCTTGATAGCTTTAGTATTTTGATTGGAGTAAATGCTTCTGGCAAAAGTAATATTAGAGATGCGCTGCGTTTTTTACATGGGATTTCACGGGGTTATAATTTAGCAGAAATTATAGGAGAAAAATATGTAGAAGGTGGTGTCCTTCAGTGGCGAGGTATTCGTGGGGGTAGACGAGAGATTGCATTTCAGGGTGCAAACACTTTTTCCTTAGAAGCATCATTTTCTATAAAGTTGGGAAACTCGGATAAACAAATAAATCCCTACCTGGAGGCAAATTACTACATTGAAGTAAATCCGGGGACTGGAAACACCCCCCCAAGTTTAGTTAGGGAAAGCTTAACTTTATCGGGAGAAAAAAATATTGTTTTTGAAGCAAACTTTATTCCTCAGCAGAACCAAAACAATTTAGCTGTAAAAGTATTAAATATCCCAATAGCTAATCCTTCTCTCCTATTTTCTGGTCATAAACCTATTATTTCCCAACTAGCTGAACGTGAAACTGATATACCTACTGAGGAAGGAGAACCTATTTCAGGAGCCTCAATTCAAGAGATAGCAAAATCTACGCTACAAGCTCTTAGCTCAATGCGTTTTTTAGACTTAGATCCTGATGTGGTACGGATGCCTTCTCTACCAGGCCAATCTATTTTAGGAGATCGGGGTGAAAATTTATCATCTGTCCTTCTTGATATTTGCCAAGACTCCCAAAAAAAGGAGACTCTTTTAGAGTGGATACAGGAACTCACCCCTATGGATGCAAAAGATTTTGAGTTCCCTACAGATTTCACCGGCAAGATTTTATTATCATTAGTTGAAGAGAATGGACAAAAAATCTCTGCCTATAGTGCATCAGATGGTACCCTACGTTTTCTGGCAATAATTGCAGCGCTACTAGGTGCAGAACCGGCCAAAATCTACTTTTTTGAAGAATTAGATAATGGCATTCATCCCACCCGCTTACATCTTCTCCTCCAACTTATGGAACGCCAAGCATCACTTGGAAAAATTCAAATTATTGCTACTACTCATTCTTCTCAATTGCTTAGGCTTTTAAGCAAAAATACCTTAGAATCAGTTTCATTAACCTATCGCTTAGAAGATAGCGCTTCTGCAAAAATCATTCGGGTTTTAGATATACCAGATGCTCAAGTAGTCCTGCTTGAGCAAAATCTAGGCCATCTTCACGAGTCAGCATGGTTAGAGAATGTAATGGAATTTCTGAGTGATTCGGAGGAAGAATGA
- a CDS encoding Uma2 family endonuclease: MTPLILNNPEMAPITDEQFYQLCIANRELKLERTAKGALLIMSPTGGGTGNRNFKIAQQLANWTDNDGTGIGFDSSTCFKLPNGAERSPDAAWIPLAKWDFLTPEQQEKFPPICPDFVIELRSPSDSLKPLQEKMEEYMNNGTRLGWLINRKNRSCEIYRQGTGKEVLDNPTSLSVEDVLPGFILNLSLIW, translated from the coding sequence ATGACACCATTGATTTTAAACAATCCAGAGATGGCCCCTATCACTGATGAGCAGTTTTATCAACTTTGTATTGCCAACCGGGAATTAAAATTAGAACGTACAGCAAAAGGAGCCTTACTTATTATGTCACCTACCGGAGGAGGAACTGGAAACCGGAATTTTAAGATAGCTCAACAATTAGCTAATTGGACAGATAATGATGGGACTGGCATTGGGTTTGATTCTTCGACTTGTTTTAAACTCCCTAATGGTGCAGAACGTTCTCCCGATGCAGCATGGATACCTTTAGCTAAATGGGACTTTCTTACCCCCGAACAGCAAGAAAAATTCCCCCCAATTTGTCCTGATTTTGTCATAGAATTACGCTCACCGAGTGATTCCCTAAAACCCCTGCAAGAAAAAATGGAAGAATATATGAACAATGGCACTCGTTTAGGTTGGTTAATTAACCGCAAAAACCGCTCCTGTGAAATTTATCGGCAGGGTACAGGAAAGGAAGTTTTAGATAATCCTACAAGTCTATCGGTTGAAGATGTTTTACCGGGATTTATTTTAAACCTTTCCTTAATTTGGTAA
- a CDS encoding IS630 family transposase: protein MEDLELKRVIKELDELIKSNPDSRELKRALAVKLALQGWKYSMIATTLNVSKSFITKWQKKIKSAGIEGIKLSYKGSQSYLSREEKQAVIAWLQKQEHWDLSELECYLIEQYDVVFQSPTSYYRLLAEAKISCCKAQKKNGSKDPEVVKKKNQEIQFILEKLMPKIKSGEVTVYAVDEVHLLEGDLISHLWGDSQERLKIPIINEKNRQTSYGALDLINQELIVRAYQAGNSDSTVDFIQELIKLNPEKQIIIFWDGAAYHRSELIRCLLETINQDLPPQKWKVTCYLFAPYAPENNPIESVWLSLKSLLRRCYRFCKNFTIMKRLFKLLVDLKLFSFPNIKNYDAFSCLI from the coding sequence ATGGAAGACCTAGAACTAAAAAGGGTAATTAAAGAATTGGATGAGCTGATAAAAAGTAATCCAGATTCAAGAGAATTAAAGAGAGCATTAGCGGTTAAACTTGCCTTACAGGGTTGGAAATATTCAATGATTGCCACAACTTTAAATGTATCAAAAAGCTTCATTACTAAGTGGCAAAAAAAAATTAAGTCAGCCGGGATAGAAGGAATAAAATTATCTTATAAAGGCAGCCAAAGTTATTTAAGTAGAGAGGAAAAGCAAGCCGTAATCGCTTGGCTCCAAAAACAAGAACATTGGGACTTGTCAGAACTAGAGTGTTATTTAATTGAGCAATATGACGTGGTTTTTCAGTCCCCAACCAGCTATTATAGGTTACTTGCCGAAGCTAAGATTAGTTGCTGCAAAGCCCAAAAAAAGAACGGCAGTAAAGACCCTGAAGTCGTAAAGAAAAAAAATCAAGAAATCCAGTTTATATTAGAAAAATTAATGCCGAAGATTAAGTCAGGAGAGGTTACTGTGTATGCCGTAGACGAAGTTCACTTATTAGAAGGAGATCTAATTAGTCATTTATGGGGAGACAGCCAAGAAAGATTAAAGATACCAATTATTAATGAAAAGAATCGCCAAACTTCTTATGGGGCTTTAGACCTGATAAACCAAGAGTTAATTGTGCGCGCTTATCAAGCAGGAAATAGCGATTCGACAGTAGACTTTATTCAAGAACTAATTAAACTTAATCCAGAAAAACAAATTATTATTTTCTGGGACGGAGCGGCCTATCATAGAAGCGAGCTAATCCGCTGCTTACTGGAGACAATTAATCAGGATTTACCTCCCCAAAAATGGAAAGTGACTTGTTATTTATTTGCTCCTTATGCTCCTGAAAACAATCCAATTGAATCAGTGTGGTTATCATTGAAAAGCTTACTTAGACGGTGTTACCGCTTCTGTAAAAACTTTACCATTATGAAGCGACTGTTTAAGCTTTTAGTTGATTTGAAGTTGTTTAGTTTTCCTAATATCAAAAATTATGATGCTTTTTCATGTCTCATTTGA
- a CDS encoding nucleotidyltransferase domain-containing protein, with amino-acid sequence MTEQQLQVILSQTRQGLEQIYGPRLDKIILYGSQARGDAEEDSDIDVLIVLKEPFNYFEESQRISYLIADLCLENTVLISCMFATTQKYQEDGSGLFRNIRREGVVIEP; translated from the coding sequence ATGACAGAACAACAACTTCAAGTAATCCTCAGCCAAACACGGCAAGGCTTAGAGCAAATCTATGGCCCTCGACTGGACAAAATTATTCTCTATGGTTCTCAAGCCAGAGGCGATGCCGAAGAAGACTCGGATATTGATGTTTTAATTGTCCTCAAAGAACCATTTAATTATTTTGAAGAAAGCCAGAGAATTTCCTATCTAATAGCGGATTTGTGTTTAGAAAACACAGTATTAATTAGCTGTATGTTTGCCACTACTCAAAAATATCAAGAAGATGGAAGCGGTCTATTTCGCAATATTCGACGAGAAGGAGTTGTCATAGAACCTTAG